One genomic segment of Blattabacterium sp. (Blaberus giganteus) includes these proteins:
- a CDS encoding glycerol-3-phosphate dehydrogenase/oxidase: protein MMKGFLNRDRFLDILRNVNIWDVIIIGGGATGLGIALDSSSRGYKTLLLEQSDFSKATSSRSTKLVHGGIRYLAQGNIRLVYEALRERGFLLKNAPHLVKKQKFIIPVFNWRMGIMYWTGLKLYEWLSGSLSFGKSRFLSKYEIVKIFPEIKSKELKGGILYYDGQFDDSRLAINLAQTCVQKGGILFNYFQVKSLLKKVENKISGVVACDLETKKEYSIYSKIVINATGVFSDSILRMDESACPVFIKPSQGTHIVLDKSFFSSSNAIVIPKTQDGRVLFCVPWYDHVLVGTTDTFLEKSVLEPKPLEEEIDFILQTFNKYFVLHTKKSDILSAFSGLRPLFIPHNSCSYDPTKTKDISRSHKLMISSSGLITIIGGKWTTYRKMAEDTVNKAIEIGKLNKRPSVTKDLKIYGSHSSYSSYKSKNHYWNKYGEDEYHIKKLIEENPLLGVSLIPQDFYYYTEAEVVWMVRNEMARTIEDVLARRFRLLFLNAKKAIDIAPRVAALMAKELSRDKKWEQSQVADFKKLAMRYYYPVV from the coding sequence ATGATGAAAGGTTTTTTAAATAGAGATAGGTTTTTGGACATTTTAAGAAATGTAAATATTTGGGATGTTATTATTATTGGAGGAGGAGCTACAGGATTAGGAATAGCTTTAGATTCTTCTTCCAGAGGATATAAAACTCTTCTATTGGAACAGTCTGATTTTTCTAAAGCGACTTCTAGTCGAAGTACAAAATTAGTTCATGGAGGAATCCGATATTTAGCTCAAGGAAATATAAGATTAGTTTATGAAGCATTACGAGAAAGAGGTTTTTTACTAAAAAATGCACCTCATTTAGTTAAAAAACAGAAATTTATTATTCCAGTATTCAATTGGAGAATGGGTATTATGTACTGGACTGGATTAAAATTGTATGAATGGCTATCTGGTTCTTTAAGTTTTGGAAAATCTAGGTTTTTATCTAAATATGAAATAGTCAAAATTTTTCCAGAAATTAAAAGTAAAGAGTTGAAAGGAGGTATTTTATATTATGATGGACAGTTTGATGATTCACGTTTAGCTATAAATTTAGCTCAAACTTGTGTTCAAAAAGGTGGAATATTATTCAACTATTTTCAAGTTAAAAGTTTACTAAAAAAAGTTGAAAATAAAATTTCTGGAGTTGTAGCTTGTGATCTTGAAACTAAAAAAGAATATTCTATTTATTCAAAAATAGTAATAAACGCTACTGGAGTTTTTTCTGATTCTATTTTAAGAATGGATGAATCTGCATGTCCTGTTTTCATAAAACCGAGTCAAGGAACACATATTGTATTAGATAAATCTTTCTTCAGTAGTTCGAATGCTATAGTAATTCCAAAAACTCAGGATGGAAGAGTATTATTTTGTGTTCCATGGTATGATCATGTTTTAGTAGGAACTACAGATACTTTTTTAGAAAAAAGTGTTCTTGAACCAAAACCTTTAGAAGAAGAAATTGATTTTATATTACAAACTTTTAATAAATATTTTGTACTTCATACAAAAAAAAGTGATATATTGAGTGCTTTCTCTGGATTGCGTCCTCTTTTTATTCCTCATAATTCTTGTTCTTATGATCCTACTAAAACTAAAGATATTTCTAGATCTCATAAACTGATGATTAGTTCTTCTGGACTAATTACTATTATAGGCGGAAAATGGACTACATATAGAAAAATGGCAGAAGATACTGTCAATAAAGCTATTGAAATAGGAAAATTGAATAAAAGACCTTCTGTTACAAAGGATCTTAAAATTTATGGATCCCATTCTTCATATTCTTCGTATAAAAGTAAAAATCATTATTGGAATAAATATGGAGAAGATGAATATCATATAAAAAAATTAATTGAGGAAAATCCGTTGTTGGGAGTTTCTTTGATTCCACAAGATTTTTATTATTATACCGAAGCAGAAGTAGTTTGGATGGTTCGTAATGAAATGGCGAGAACAATTGAAGATGTTTTGGCGAGAAGGTTTCGTTTATTATTTTTAAACGCTAAAAAAGCAATAGATATAGCACCCAGAGTAGCTGCATTAATGGCTAAAGAGCTTTCTAGAGATAAAAAATGGGAACAATCACAAGTAGCTGATTTTAAAAAACTAGCTATGCGATACTATTATCCAGTAGTTTAA
- the ffh gene encoding signal recognition particle protein, translating to MFEHLQNKLSEALHILKGHDRITKINIASSLKEIGRALIDADVNYKIVRNFIRKVQEKSIGKKVLTSLNPKQLIIKIVYDELVSLMGEKSVEMNLSNNPSVILICGLQGSGKTSFSSKLAFFLKKKNKYPLLVAADIYRPAAVDQLKLIAEKVNIPVFSLESKNVIEIVDQSILYASKKKRNVIIIDTAGRLAIDQIMMEEIKKINQLSKPDEVLFVVDAMTGQDAINTAQSFSKVLNFNGIVITKLDGDSRGGVAITMSSVVKKPIKFISNGEKIEDLEVFHPERIANRILGMGDIVSLVEKVQEQFDEKKTKKIYQKISKNRFDFNDLLEQIQQIKKIGNIKNIISMIPGINNYFSFSGNQKDSLKKIEAIIDSMTPYERNHPKIITDMSIKRKRKISKGSGTTLNDIDLFFKQFHDMNKIMKKIHAHSGKKIVKDFIYQMINKKNNI from the coding sequence ATGTTTGAACATTTACAAAATAAATTATCTGAAGCTCTTCATATTTTGAAGGGACACGATAGAATTACAAAAATTAATATAGCATCTTCTTTAAAAGAAATTGGACGAGCGTTGATCGATGCGGATGTTAACTATAAAATTGTTCGAAATTTTATTAGAAAAGTTCAAGAAAAATCTATTGGGAAAAAAGTACTTACTTCTTTGAATCCAAAGCAATTGATTATAAAAATAGTATATGACGAATTAGTTTCTCTTATGGGAGAAAAAAGTGTAGAAATGAATCTTTCTAATAATCCTTCTGTTATTTTAATTTGTGGATTACAAGGAAGTGGAAAAACTTCTTTTTCCTCTAAACTTGCTTTTTTTTTAAAAAAAAAAAATAAATATCCTTTACTGGTTGCTGCAGACATTTATCGTCCTGCAGCAGTAGATCAACTAAAATTGATTGCAGAAAAAGTAAATATTCCTGTTTTTTCTTTAGAAAGTAAAAATGTTATAGAAATAGTGGATCAATCTATTCTTTATGCTTCGAAAAAAAAAAGAAATGTAATTATTATTGATACAGCTGGAAGACTCGCGATAGATCAAATTATGATGGAAGAAATCAAAAAAATAAATCAATTATCTAAACCAGATGAAGTTTTATTTGTTGTAGATGCGATGACAGGACAAGACGCTATAAATACAGCTCAATCTTTTTCAAAAGTGTTAAATTTTAATGGAATTGTAATTACAAAATTAGATGGAGATAGTAGAGGAGGTGTTGCTATCACAATGTCTAGTGTCGTGAAAAAACCTATAAAGTTTATTAGTAATGGAGAAAAAATAGAAGATTTAGAAGTTTTTCATCCAGAAAGAATAGCTAATAGGATATTAGGTATGGGGGATATAGTTTCTTTAGTTGAAAAAGTACAAGAACAATTTGATGAAAAAAAGACTAAAAAAATTTATCAAAAAATTTCAAAAAATCGTTTTGATTTTAATGATTTATTAGAGCAGATTCAACAAATCAAGAAAATAGGAAATATAAAAAATATTATTTCAATGATTCCTGGAATCAATAATTATTTTTCTTTTTCTGGGAATCAGAAAGATTCTTTAAAAAAAATAGAAGCTATTATTGATTCTATGACTCCTTATGAAAGGAATCATCCTAAAATTATTACTGATATGAGTATAAAAAGGAAAAGAAAAATATCTAAAGGATCTGGTACAACATTGAATGATATAGATCTTTTTTTTAAACAATTTCATGATATGAATAAAATCATGAAAAAAATTCATGCTCATTCAGGAAAAAAAATTGTAAAAGATTTTATATATCAAATGATTAATAAAAAAAATAATATATAA
- the argS gene encoding arginine--tRNA ligase: MNDHFQSIEEIVRESIFVLYKLKFCPELNFQYTKKEYPGDITLILFSLSKKLKKPVEKIGIDIGNYVQNKLKGLIQFSIIRGFLNFVFKDDYYVYILKKMLNTNFYNIKSSYTKKIMIEYSSPNANKPLHLGHIRNILIGSSIAEILKTVGYEIIKIQIINDRGIHICKSMIAWKKFGKGETPDRVKIKGDHFVGKYYNLFDKIYHNEIQEVSKKKPIQSSIFNQARELLKKWESGDPVIRTIWKKMNQWVYNGFEETYKKLGITFDKIEYESDIYEIGKEIVKKGLREGIFFQKQDGSVWIDLIQEGFDQKLLLRSDQTSVYITQDIGTAIERLKKYNVDKIIYIVGKEQDYHFQVLFNILKRLGYIWINKLSHLSYEMVYLPNGRMKSREGNVINADSLILEMCSLAKKNFIKKYTKEKKEKQEQDAEIIGLGALKYYFLKIDPRKKIIFHPEKSIDFKGRTGTYIQYTYSRIRSLERKFFDLSSFLNDYWSNIKFDVYDKNMIKILQKYPLILKKSAIHLNPSLIANYIYEVSKTFNHLYQNKKLIDPLNIIHSNICMNIIHVTGNILKSGMNLLGIKMLDRM, from the coding sequence ATGAATGATCATTTTCAATCTATAGAGGAAATAGTAAGAGAATCCATATTTGTTTTATATAAATTAAAATTTTGTCCTGAATTAAATTTTCAATATACTAAAAAAGAATATCCAGGAGATATTACTTTGATTTTATTTTCTTTATCTAAAAAATTAAAAAAACCTGTGGAAAAAATAGGAATAGATATAGGAAATTATGTTCAAAATAAATTAAAAGGATTGATTCAATTTTCTATTATTAGAGGGTTTCTAAACTTTGTTTTTAAAGATGATTATTATGTTTATATTCTGAAAAAAATGTTAAATACAAATTTTTATAATATTAAATCTTCTTATACTAAAAAAATCATGATAGAATATTCTTCTCCTAACGCCAATAAACCCCTTCATTTAGGACATATTAGAAATATACTTATTGGATCATCTATAGCTGAAATATTAAAAACGGTTGGTTATGAAATAATAAAAATTCAAATTATTAATGATAGAGGAATACATATATGTAAATCTATGATAGCTTGGAAAAAATTTGGAAAAGGAGAAACACCTGATAGGGTTAAAATCAAAGGAGATCATTTTGTAGGAAAATATTATAATTTATTTGATAAAATTTATCATAACGAGATTCAAGAAGTATCTAAAAAAAAACCTATTCAATCTTCAATTTTTAATCAAGCTAGAGAATTATTGAAAAAATGGGAATCAGGAGATCCTGTGATCAGGACCATTTGGAAAAAGATGAATCAATGGGTTTATAATGGTTTTGAAGAAACTTATAAAAAATTGGGAATTACTTTTGATAAAATAGAGTATGAAAGTGATATCTATGAAATTGGAAAAGAAATTGTAAAAAAAGGTCTTAGAGAAGGAATTTTTTTTCAAAAACAAGATGGATCCGTTTGGATTGATTTAATTCAAGAAGGATTTGATCAAAAACTTTTGTTACGATCTGATCAAACTTCCGTATACATCACTCAAGATATTGGAACAGCTATAGAACGTTTAAAAAAATACAATGTAGACAAAATCATATATATAGTAGGAAAAGAACAAGATTATCATTTTCAAGTTCTTTTTAATATATTGAAACGTTTAGGATATATATGGATAAATAAATTGTCTCATTTATCATATGAAATGGTATATTTACCAAATGGTAGGATGAAATCTAGGGAAGGAAATGTTATAAATGCTGATAGTCTTATTTTAGAAATGTGTTCTCTTGCAAAAAAAAATTTTATAAAAAAGTATACTAAAGAAAAAAAAGAAAAACAAGAACAGGATGCTGAAATAATAGGATTAGGAGCTTTAAAATATTATTTTCTTAAAATAGATCCAAGAAAAAAAATAATTTTTCATCCTGAAAAATCCATAGATTTTAAAGGAAGAACAGGAACATATATTCAATATACTTATTCCAGGATTCGTTCTTTAGAACGAAAATTTTTCGATTTAAGTTCATTCCTTAATGATTATTGGTCAAATATAAAATTTGATGTATATGATAAAAATATGATCAAAATTCTTCAAAAATATCCATTGATTTTAAAAAAATCAGCAATTCATTTAAATCCTTCTTTAATTGCAAATTATATTTATGAAGTATCTAAAACTTTTAACCACCTTTATCAAAATAAAAAATTAATAGATCCTTTAAACATAATTCATAGCAATATTTGCATGAATATTATTCATGTAACAGGAAATATTTTAAAATCTGGTATGAATTTACTAGGTATTAAAATGCTTGATCGTATGTAA
- a CDS encoding branched-chain amino acid aminotransferase → MKIEKTFQSRIGKVDFNNIAFGNLYSDHMFCSEFKNGQWKNSIIKPFGNIMFSPISLVFHYGQAVFEGMKAYKDKNEEVFLFRPEENFKRINRSAIRLEMPTIPENVFMNGLKKLIDIDRDWIPKNYGQSLYIRPFLIATNGVLSAKPSKDYMFMIISTPADVYYKHPLKIKIEEKYSRSASGGVGFTKAAGNYASSFYPTRLANEEGFDQILWTDSSTHTMIEESGTMNVFFYLKNKLITPKANDNILSGITCKSIISLAKKEGFFVEKRNLSVSEIIKGFKTGELKEAFGCGTAAVINYFETISYKGNNFFLPKIIEKKRISVYLKKRLLDIQHNRSEDPFRWRIQLKRYK, encoded by the coding sequence ATGAAAATAGAAAAAACCTTTCAATCTAGGATTGGAAAAGTAGATTTTAATAATATAGCTTTTGGAAATTTGTATTCTGATCATATGTTTTGTTCTGAATTCAAAAATGGACAATGGAAAAATTCTATTATAAAGCCTTTTGGAAATATAATGTTTTCCCCTATATCTCTTGTTTTTCATTATGGACAAGCTGTTTTTGAAGGAATGAAAGCTTACAAAGATAAAAACGAAGAAGTTTTTTTATTTCGTCCAGAAGAAAATTTTAAGAGAATAAATAGATCTGCTATTCGTTTGGAAATGCCTACGATACCAGAAAATGTTTTTATGAATGGATTAAAAAAATTAATAGATATAGATAGGGATTGGATCCCAAAAAATTATGGACAATCTTTATATATTCGTCCTTTTCTAATTGCAACCAATGGAGTTTTATCTGCTAAACCTTCTAAAGATTACATGTTTATGATAATATCTACTCCTGCAGATGTTTATTACAAACATCCCTTAAAAATTAAAATAGAAGAAAAATATAGTCGTTCTGCATCAGGTGGAGTTGGATTCACTAAAGCTGCTGGAAATTATGCTTCTTCTTTTTATCCTACTCGATTAGCAAATGAAGAAGGGTTTGATCAAATATTGTGGACAGATTCTTCTACTCATACAATGATAGAAGAATCCGGAACTATGAATGTTTTTTTTTATTTAAAAAATAAACTTATAACTCCAAAAGCTAATGATAATATATTAAGTGGAATTACCTGCAAAAGTATTATTTCTTTAGCTAAAAAAGAAGGTTTTTTTGTTGAAAAACGAAATTTAAGCGTTTCAGAAATCATAAAAGGATTTAAAACTGGGGAATTAAAAGAGGCTTTTGGTTGTGGAACTGCAGCTGTTATAAATTATTTTGAAACAATTAGTTATAAAGGAAATAATTTTTTTTTACCAAAAATTATAGAAAAAAAAAGAATATCTGTTTATTTAAAAAAAAGATTATTAGATATACAACATAATCGATCAGAAGATCCTTTTAGATGGAGAATTCAGTTAAAAAGATATAAATAA
- a CDS encoding thiamine pyrophosphate-dependent enzyme → MNFNNKKYGDDEEPFFEFDSFQKMVLNDYKLARISRETSILGRKEVLNGRAKFGIFGDGKEIPQLAMAKVFQNGDYRSGYYRDQTFMMAIGVLSVKSFFSQLYAHSDLKAEPVSSGRMMTAHFGTRFLNEDGNWKNLIKQKNSSADISSTAAQMPRLLGLAQASKIYKELKNLKKTHKMFSHNGNEVAFGTIGNASISEGLFWETLNAASVLQIPMILSIWDDEYGISVPNKYQFSKKNISDLLSGFHRNKKEKGIEIIRVNGSNYIDLTKTYVIADKIARYEHVPVIIHVTNLTQPQGHSTSSSHERYKSKERLEWEMNNDGIKKFRDWILDFRFEINQKDYRKIANADSLDKIDLEAREYVEDEKEKAWEAFIKPIFKIKNEVVNILCKMQDTYTEEKWINKYIQELHNATKNYPTKKSIFRIAKKVLYFLSEVQFDTKNCLIEWIKKKYHEEQKNYSSHLYSVSEKASVKKTEIFPVYNENNFKVDGRIILRENFDKLLELHPDLLIFGEDVGKIGDVNQGLEGLQKKYGKIRVFDTGIREATILGQGIGLAMRGLRPIVEIQYIDYLLYALQIMSDDLACLQYRTKGGQKAPVIIRTRGHRLEGIWHSGSPMGGIINYLRGILVLVPRNMVKAAGFYNTLLSGDDPALVVECLNGYRIKEQLPNNLGLFRTPIGIVEKTRKGKDITMVTYGSTWRIVDEAAEELSNINIDSEIIDIQSLIPFDLKKDIVKSLQKTNRLLIIDEDVPGGASAYILQKILEEQNGYYYLDNPPVTMTAQEHRPPYGSDGDYFSKPSVENIVEKVLEIIHDS, encoded by the coding sequence ATGAATTTTAACAATAAAAAATATGGTGATGATGAAGAACCCTTTTTTGAGTTTGATTCATTTCAAAAAATGGTTTTAAATGATTACAAATTAGCACGAATTAGTCGTGAAACTAGCATTTTAGGGCGTAAAGAAGTTTTAAATGGAAGAGCTAAATTTGGCATATTTGGTGATGGAAAAGAAATTCCTCAATTAGCTATGGCAAAAGTTTTTCAAAATGGAGATTATAGATCTGGATATTATCGTGATCAAACATTTATGATGGCTATTGGAGTTTTAAGTGTAAAAAGTTTTTTTTCGCAATTATACGCACATTCAGATTTAAAAGCAGAACCTGTTTCGTCTGGTAGAATGATGACAGCTCATTTTGGAACACGTTTTTTGAATGAGGATGGAAATTGGAAAAATCTTATTAAACAAAAAAATTCTAGTGCGGACATTTCTTCTACGGCAGCTCAAATGCCTAGATTATTAGGATTAGCTCAGGCTTCTAAAATTTATAAAGAACTTAAAAATTTAAAAAAAACACATAAAATGTTTTCTCATAATGGAAATGAAGTTGCGTTTGGAACTATTGGAAATGCAAGTATTTCTGAAGGATTGTTTTGGGAAACATTGAATGCTGCTTCTGTATTGCAAATTCCGATGATACTTTCTATTTGGGATGATGAATATGGAATATCTGTTCCGAATAAATATCAATTTTCAAAAAAAAATATTAGTGATCTTTTATCTGGTTTTCATAGAAATAAAAAAGAAAAAGGAATCGAAATAATTCGTGTAAATGGATCAAATTATATCGATCTCACAAAAACATATGTTATAGCGGATAAAATCGCTCGTTATGAACATGTTCCCGTTATCATACATGTTACAAATTTAACTCAACCTCAAGGACATTCTACTTCTTCTTCACATGAAAGATATAAATCAAAAGAACGTTTAGAATGGGAAATGAATAATGACGGAATCAAAAAATTTAGAGATTGGATTTTGGATTTTAGGTTTGAAATTAATCAAAAAGATTATCGTAAAATAGCTAATGCTGATTCTTTAGATAAAATAGATCTAGAAGCTAGAGAATATGTTGAAGATGAAAAAGAAAAAGCTTGGGAAGCTTTTATAAAACCTATTTTTAAAATTAAAAATGAAGTTGTAAATATTTTATGTAAAATGCAAGATACTTATACAGAAGAAAAATGGATCAATAAATATATTCAAGAATTACATAATGCAACTAAAAATTATCCTACAAAAAAATCAATATTTCGCATTGCTAAAAAAGTATTATATTTTTTATCAGAAGTTCAATTTGATACAAAAAATTGTCTAATAGAATGGATAAAAAAAAAATATCATGAAGAACAAAAAAATTATTCTTCACATTTATATAGTGTTTCGGAAAAAGCTTCTGTAAAAAAAACAGAAATTTTTCCTGTGTATAATGAGAATAACTTTAAAGTAGATGGTAGAATTATATTAAGAGAAAATTTTGATAAATTATTGGAATTACACCCTGATCTTTTAATCTTTGGAGAAGATGTGGGAAAAATAGGAGACGTGAATCAAGGACTGGAAGGTTTGCAAAAAAAATATGGAAAAATTCGTGTTTTTGATACAGGAATACGTGAAGCAACAATCCTTGGACAAGGAATAGGTCTTGCAATGCGAGGGCTTCGTCCTATAGTTGAGATCCAATACATAGACTATCTTCTATATGCTTTACAGATCATGAGTGATGATCTAGCTTGTTTACAATACAGAACAAAAGGAGGACAAAAAGCTCCTGTTATTATTAGAACAAGAGGACATCGTTTAGAAGGAATATGGCATTCTGGGTCTCCAATGGGTGGAATTATTAATTATTTAAGAGGAATTTTGGTTCTCGTTCCAAGAAATATGGTAAAAGCTGCTGGTTTTTATAATACTTTATTATCTGGAGATGATCCTGCTTTAGTTGTTGAATGTCTTAATGGATACAGAATCAAAGAACAATTACCAAATAATTTAGGTTTGTTTAGGACTCCTATTGGAATTGTAGAGAAAACAAGAAAAGGAAAAGATATTACTATGGTAACTTACGGTTCTACATGGAGAATAGTTGATGAAGCTGCAGAAGAATTATCTAATATTAATATAGATTCCGAAATAATTGATATTCAATCATTAATTCCTTTTGATTTGAAAAAAGATATTGTGAAAAGTTTACAAAAAACTAATAGATTATTGATTATAGATGAAGATGTTCCAGGAGGAGCTTCTGCTTATATTTTACAAAAAATACTAGAAGAACAAAATGGATATTATTACTTAGATAATCCTCCTGTTACGATGACAGCTCAAGAACATCGTCCTCCTTATGGATCTGATGGAGATTATTTTTCAAAACCTTCTGTTGAAAATATTGTAGAAAAAGTACTAGAAATAATACATGATAGTTAA